AAGTGATTCTCTATCATAATTTTAAGAGTTTATGCTAGAGAATAAAAAAGAATCATTTCAAccacagaatcacttctctcaGACAATCACCTCTTATAGAGAATTAGAATCAGATGGACCTCTACCAAACAGACTTTAATCGCCGATTCGTGCAACTGGGAAGTGGGAAGAGAGAGACTAATTGCCGATTTGTGCAACTGGGAAGAGAGAgacgaggaggaggtgggggaCGCCAAGTTGTGGGCTAGTTGTGGTGTGTGAGCAGCTTGCCTAGTGAAAGGAGTTGAGAAGAGATGTTCTTCATTGCTTCATTGGGCTGAATATAATTTAAGAAATAAAAAATTATGCCCAACATAATATATATTTGTATGTATAATAAATTTGATGTATCTTTGATTTTGCAACCCACCCATAATTATTAAGTCTTAGTTTTGTATTGTCTTCAACAGTTCAACGTAGCTTTAATCGGTTAGCGTATGCTTTTAACACTTGCTCTAACATTTCAATAGCGTTATTTTATAAACAATACATACCTGATATTGAATTAAAAATAGAGAATTTGATACAGATTATCTTTACCTATTTTTAAAAAAGGACCATTTCTGCGATATGTTAACTTTGATACCTAATGACCGGTGGATCCTTGGCTTGGTATTTGCCCCACGTACCACGCCGTGTTGAACTCGATCATGCTCACCACACATTCCATCACGTCAATTCCCCTATCTGGTTCCCGTCAGAGCTTTCAAGCGGCCGAAGACTCTAGCAGCTTTGATCGATGCTCGTGCTTTGCAGGGTACCGATCTGAGGTTGAGCAGATCTCGTGAGGATGATATGGGAATGCTCTTCTCAGTCCTCGTGGCAGTTGTGGCTGCGCCGTGATGGCTGGGCTGTCCATGGCTGCAGGGGTCACCAACGCTGTCGTGTGCCTCGCCGCCTACGCCATCCACGTGCCAAGCAGCCACTCGACAGTCATCGCCATGGCCAGCGACCCCGATGTCATCATGGTGTTGGTGGCACCCAATGGAATAGGAGAGGGGAAGGGATCGGCATTGGATTGGATTTGCAGAGTGCGGAAGCAGCAAAGTAGTCGGGCTGAAGGAATTGCATCGCAGAGGAAAAGGAAGGAAGATTCCAATAAAGAACGTTCCAGGCAAGTTAAAGGGCTGCATTGTGGATGTTAAGGTGGATCACTACTGCCAGCTGGGTTtcaaaaaaatattaaataataaTTTTACTGGTCTTTGTTTGCCCTAAGAGTGCAAGAGTAATCCATCCAAAAAAAAGTTTGCTTTTTTGGGAAAAATTATCAACGCGGATGCTCCTGAAAATAACATCTCAAATAAATATTTGTGTATATGTTGTCTTGTGTAGGATGACTGACCATTGACCAACGAACAAGCTAAAGTTGTTTATTTATGTTATGTATAGTTTAGTTTTCACATGCAGAGCACAGGCTCTTGTTAAGTACtggatttgaaaaataaataaaGCACTAAAGAAAGTATGAATGGAGGGTAATTAAAAGTAGCTGGTTTCTTTCTTTCACATCATATATAGTTCATCCATATCCAAAAGCATCATATATTTTTTTAAGTTTACCATAAGTCAAACTAGCCTAAATTACAAACAAACACTGTTATATACATTATGAATATATTTTCAGATTTTACATCTTCGATGACTAATTTTGCATGTTCTATGATTCTATGATACATACAATTCTCTATTATATATACAATTCTAGTAACTTATTCTTATCTAATAACGCACGGACATACTGCCAGTACAATACAAATATCGCATTTAATTACTATATTTTTTGATGACTCTCTTTTTCCTTACGGTATCTTTACACTATTGGAGTTTGAATACGACCTATACACATTATTGTAAAATAATATTTTTATATACTAACATACCCGCGAAAAAACCACCGAAAATTCGTGCGGTAGTATTACAATTTGCTCCAGACAGGTGGGCCCACGACAAACACATCTCCTCCCTTCCCCACTTCGCCCTTCTGCCTTCTGCCTTCTCCCGTCTCCCGTCTCCACTGCTCCACCCCCGTGCGGCCGTGCCGGCACGAAACCCTAGTTCTTAGACCTGTGCCACTGTCCACCTCCCCtcctagagagagagagagagagagagagatgtacTCGGACCAGATCTCCACCGGCCGCAAGCGTTCTATCCACGAGCGCCTCGACGGCGACCTCCCCGCCGGCGCGGGCTCCGGCGGCCGTGCCCGCCACATGGCATCCAAGAGGTCAGTACAAGGCGCAGCGCCGTTCCTAATCCTTGCTCCGCTCCTGTCACGCTACGGTCCCCACTTCCCTGATCGCGTTGGTAGCGGGCGTCTCCAGATTGGGAATCTGCCCTATCCCGGGCTTCTCCGTGTGCTTGAGAATTGCAGAGATTAGGTTAGGGCGCGGGTTTTGGCTATTCTGTTCTGAAGAAGGTGACGCCTTTAGCTTGGATGCTTTGTTCGAATCTTCCATGTGTGCTCGTGCTACGTCCATAGGTTATGTTCGGATTAAGTTGGTGGTGTGGATTTGAGTGGTTCATAATTTGTGCTGTTAGCTAAGTTGAACAAAGGGAACTCTTTATTGTTGCAGTGACACCTTGATGATGATATGTTCGCGCCGCAGCTGTCATGTTTAGCTAGTTCATTGCTGATGTTCAAAATGAGAATTAGCGATTTTCCTTTCGAAGCTACTTTGAGCATGGGCTTCCATGTACCTGAGGATTTGTGGATCCCTAACGATACCATGGATTCATGATGGTACGGAGCCACATTGGTTCCTGTTTGTTAGTTATCAGTGGCTGACAGAACTGCCTTTTTTTTTTCGGTTCAGTCATTTACTTTTACATTATGGCACGTCTGTGAACATTGTCATTTAGTGTGTATTTTCGGAGCTGCAGACCTAAACAATTATTCCATGCTGACTAGTGAAAATTTTGGGAAGGAAGTGTTTCATACATGTAGCAGTGAATTATGGGGTTATGTAAACTGTTTAAGAATCAACCACTTATGCTTTTTATGCCTTCTGTTTTTGGTAGGATATGTTTTTCCTTCTCAAAAAGAATCCTTGAAATTTAATATGGCTGTACCATGAGCAATTTGTTGATTCATTTTTTTTCCTCACTTGCTGATCTGTTCATACTGCCATACTGGTACATCTGGCATTAGTTATGGACGTGTTTAAGGCTCATATAAATGGTCTCAGAATAAATATTGGACTATCAGCATTCTCACTTGCTGATGTCTGGGTGGGGAGCAGTTAACTGGGGATTACTAAGTTGTTTGCATCTAATCTTGATCAATCTTTATTTCCTCCATTTTTCATTCAAACTATCAACAAATTCCAGCATGGTTCTAATAGACCAAAATCAGTTCAGAATGGTTCTTTCACCTGAGCTAAGCTCCTTTTACACCAACAAGGGTTATGTCCAGGATTTTAAAACGTAATTGGGACACAATCTTATTTTGTGTTGTTCCTTTGTGCCCACTATATTTAATTGTCTATGTACTGACCTCTACGATCCCTATAAATTTGTTTGCTCTGTAGGCAGCGGCAGATAGACGAAAAATGGAAGCATGATCTGTATCGGGAAGATGATGAACCAGCTTCAAGTATCTTTTTTTGTCATTATATGGCAATCTATTTTATACATAGTTCCCATTTAACAAATCCCTATATGTGCTTTGTCTTAAGGATCAATTGGTCCAAGGGATTTACGATTGAAGCTTCAGATGAGAAGTTCTGAACTAGGCTTTACCAGTGCAAAGAGTTCTGGTGTGCGTGATCTACGCGAGAAGCTGTCTGGAACAATGCACCCGCAACCATCGAATGCTGACCCCCCAAAGCCAAAGCCAGTATCAGAAGTTGTCAAAATTTCAAGGCGTGAAGCAGCTGATGAAATGCCTGCGCGCCAAAGTAAGAAAGCATCAAAACAGCCTTCAGCGAAGAAGACATCTCAACCAAAGGTATGTATGCATACTAACAATATTTGCCATAGATCCATAGTATATAATTTCGATCTTTTCTGCTCTCCACACGCTCTGAATTTCATTTCTTGGCCAAAAGCTGGAAGATATGTATTGCTGTCATTATTCATTTACCAAAGTCCAGCACTAATGTTTGGACCCTTTGGACTATGCTGTAATGTGGTACTATTTTTTGGGTTGTGCTTGCTACATTCTACTACTACTACATATAAAAGAACAGTAACATCTGGTGCATTTACCCCTTATTTTTTTGGTTTCCCTCCAATCCTTTTGCAATGAACTTATGCGTCCCTCCTATCCTCTTGCAACGAATTATGAAATTCAAAGAgtccactagtcattgccatTTTGAGCATATGTATCTTTTCTAGTTGGAAACATGAACTTTGGTACCAGAAGGAAAAGATTTGTTTTATGGAGAGCATTAAAATGTTGAACTTTTGTGTATATCATTTTATCTTTACCAATTTTAGAGATAGCTATTGTTTTACTGTTTTAGATGCTTTTAAGGAAGTGGTGAGCATTATTTACACCTTTTTGTTTTTCCTACAATCTTCATTTGTAAATATGAGATTCATAAATGCATCATCGATCAAAGGGTTGTGCTAGGTTTATAAATTGAGAATTTGTAACAAGGACAGTTCAAATGGTTTGTGTAATGCTTCTGTCCTATTAATTGATTATAACTAACTGAGTGTTGCTATCATGGTATTCTGATTAGTTGCTTTGGAGTACAGGTTATGTACCACTATGGACCGATTTGAAATTGTTCAACCTTTGCTTCCACATAGTGTAGAATTAATTAACTGTTCTTATAAACTTagcgctaaggaattagctatggataggagcgtttggagattagcaattaacgtacctgaaccgtgacctttgttactttgtttaacccctaactcttcctttggcttgtgccctttttgtgtttcttattcttgttttctgtgggtttcatctctagcctaccccaacttgcttggggcAAAAgactaagttgttgttgttgttgttgttgtataaACTTAGCGCGCTATGTCTTGGATAGTTGGATTTCGGTTTGGAGTTTCCTTGATGTGGAGCAGTTGAGACTGTACATGATACTACACAGTAGCTGAATTTCAGTATTTGGAGAATGTGCTGCATTCTGCAGGATAACTGTGCACTATTTTTTCAGTGTTGTGCTTTACATTCAGCTCcgacatctttttttttttgggactTCATTGCAGGCTGAAAGTCCACTCGACAGTTTCCTGAGTTCACTTGGACTTGAGAAGTATTCAATTACCTTCCAGGCAGAGGAGGTATGACTAAATTTCTGAACTGCCAAAACTTTTCACATTCTCTTTGATGTTTTCTTCTTGGGTTAATATTTGTTCTATCATACAAGGTTGACATGGCAGCCCTTAGGCATATGACTGACAGTGATCTGAAGGCTTTGGGCATTCCAATGGTAAGCACTTTACATTGATCTGTGCTTTCTGTATATGAGTTTGCTTGCTTTATCGGTGAATTATTGGCTCCTCATTTTCCAAATTTAAAGAGTAATGCCAGTCTTTCATCCTAAATAAGAGTAGCTAGGATATGTGAGTGGGGACCATTTTTGCTGATTAATCATATCACCTCGCACATACGCATAAGCTTTGCTGTTTTATTTGGGGAAATGTGTGTTGGCCTATACTGAAGTTATTGGAACCTGCTGTCCATTTTGCATTTATCTGATAACTAATTAACAAAAAACCCCACCGTTAGCAAACCATCAGTTAGTTCTGTTCCATACATCGCCGCAATAATTTTGAGCTGAAGAATTTGAACTCATGTGTTCAGGGTCCTCGGAAGAAGATTATCCTCGCCTTGGAATCCAGAGCATAGGACTCTGGCAAAGGAGCAAATGTAGAAAGGTGGTGGAGATTTGCTAGGCATGCTCGTGTGCAAGTTTGACAAACCTTTGTATGGGTCTTGGAAAGGGTACAACGCATGTCCTGTCCTGTTGAGCATGCTCAGCCAAGTTAGGATGTTAGAAGGAAGGCCATGTCGCCAATGATGTAGCTTATTGGTCACCTGTTAATTAAACGGCGCCATATACATGCAACGAGGCTGTTCGGTTGGTCTTGGAGTGCTGTATTATATGACTGCGTTATGAATTCTTCCATGGGGGTATATCTGAAATTAGGTTGGTTTGGGCCTTTGGGGCTATGCTTTTACAATGCTGCTATGATTTGGTAGAATTCCGCAGCTTTGGTTTGATCCAGAGTAGTTAGAATTAAAAGTCTGTTGGGGGAGAATAAGATGATCAAGACGTGTGCGGCTGGGGCCACACGTCTGTGACCTAACTGCACTCTGCAGATGATCCTTTTCCGATGTTGCCAAGCGATGAAAGAATGTAGGCAAATCAAAATTCACATACGGATGTTTTTTTCTCTCCCCTTTTGGAACGGACTCTGCAGAGGTGCTCATTAGCGCCCACTTTTTTTGTTTCCCGGTGTACCAGAGCTGTCGACCTTTGGCGTTAGGGCTCAAAATTGACGCTCAGGCATGATCAAACTGAGCTGAACAAAATACCCATTCCCGTAACGAGCAGGGAGGGAAGTGGTCTTTTCGTTGGCTGCGGGTCCCGCTCTACACATTCTAAAGAATCATGCTAAAGCGAAACCGATGTTTACGGACTCCGTTCGAGACTAAAGTAGGGTTGTCTTGTGCATCGCGTTCGCACAAGCCACTACAATGCAGGAATGCTGCCAGTCTTGTTCTGCTGGCATTAATGCTCTCTCTACTTTATTGATGCAAGGCATATTTAATAGTTTGTTGGTAATTCCGGCAGTGCCCTACTCTCTGGAATTACCAATTTCCATGCATCCTGCATAAGCTGCAGACTGATCAATTGCAAAACACGTTTAACTCGAGAATTGGTTTTCCGACTCTTTCTCTTTCAGTCCCTAAAATGAAGAGGTAAAACGTGCACGTGAATTGTTTTTGTTTTCCACTCGGAGTCGGATGCTAAACACGTCGACGTGCACAAAAGCAAACGAGCTCGGCCCTTGGTTGATATAGAGAAGAAGAGCTAAACAAAGCCGGCTAGGCGATCACAAGCCCTCGCCTCGCCatggcggccgccgcgcgccgcgcgcacGTCGTCCTGTTCCCGTTCATGGCGGAGGGCCACCTCGCGCCGTTCCGCTGCCTGGCGGAGCtggcccgccgcgcgcgccccggcGCCCGCGTCACCGTGGTCGTCACCCCCGGGACGGCCGGGCCCCTCCGCGCCAGCCTCGCCGCGGACGGCCTCGGCGGCGACGTCGGGGTCCACGCGCTGCCGTTCGACCCGGCCGGCCACGgcctccccgccggcgccggcatcGCCTCCCACCAGCTCATCACCCTCTTCGCCGCCTCCGAGTCCCTCCGCCCGGCGTTCCGGAACCTCGTCGCGGGGCTCAGGGCCGCCGACCCCGGCGCCGACGTCCACGTCATGGCGGACATGTTCCTGGGCTGGACGCTGGACGTCGCCCGCGAGGCCGGCGCGTCGCACTCCGCCGTGCTCACCACCGGCGGCTACGGCGCCGCGGTCTACTTCTCGCTCTGGAACAGCGTGCCGCTCCCGGCGGACGACGCGTTCCCGCTGCCGCCGTTCCCGGACGTCACCGTCTGCCGCTCCCAGCTCACCGACCACCTCGCCGCGGCCGACGGGAAGGACGCCTGGTCCACCTTCGTGAGCAAGCAGATCGCCGCCTTCGCCCACACGGACGCGCTGCTCGTCAACACGACGGAGAACCTCGACCCCAAGGGGCTAGCGATGCTCCGGCAACTCTTCGACGTCC
The sequence above is drawn from the Panicum hallii strain FIL2 chromosome 7, PHallii_v3.1, whole genome shotgun sequence genome and encodes:
- the LOC112900641 gene encoding UDP-glycosyltransferase 92A1-like → MAAAARRAHVVLFPFMAEGHLAPFRCLAELARRARPGARVTVVVTPGTAGPLRASLAADGLGGDVGVHALPFDPAGHGLPAGAGIASHQLITLFAASESLRPAFRNLVAGLRAADPGADVHVMADMFLGWTLDVAREAGASHSAVLTTGGYGAAVYFSLWNSVPLPADDAFPLPPFPDVTVCRSQLTDHLAAADGKDAWSTFVSKQIAAFAHTDALLVNTTENLDPKGLAMLRQLFDVPIYPVGPLLRVTPPAPALGAKNRGAILGWLDKQPPCSVLYVSFGSQYTISASQMMELAVGLERSAHRFVWVVRPPAGSDVDGEFRPEWLPEGFRERAEAGGRGLVARCWAPQVEILAHAAAGAFLTHCGWNSVQESLGSGVPLLGWPLSAEQFYNAKVLAEEMGVCVEVARGTRAALSGEKLAAAVEAVLGDTAERAGMRRRAAEMREVIAAARESGGEGSSLKVMERFFADVVHC
- the LOC112901530 gene encoding ankyrin repeat and SAM domain-containing protein 6-like, which encodes MYSDQISTGRKRSIHERLDGDLPAGAGSGGRARHMASKRQRQIDEKWKHDLYREDDEPASRSIGPRDLRLKLQMRSSELGFTSAKSSGVRDLREKLSGTMHPQPSNADPPKPKPVSEVVKISRREAADEMPARQSKKASKQPSAKKTSQPKAESPLDSFLSSLGLEKYSITFQAEEVDMAALRHMTDSDLKALGIPMGPRKKIILALESRA